The DNA window ATAATTTTTATCTTTCCATTCTGCAAAAATATTATATCCTCTTTTTTCCATCTCCTCCATAACCAATAAATGGTAAATAAAAAGATGATATGGGGAATATGTAAACACATAGTCCACAGTTTTATGTTTCTTTTTCCATCCATTACCCCTCAGAGCACAACATTCCCTATGTTGCCCAAGAAGCTGATTTTTTGGCAATAAGTGAATAAGTTTTTCATGCCATAATCTCATATTGTTC is part of the Fusobacterium nucleatum genome and encodes:
- a CDS encoding TIGR02328 family protein; the encoded protein is MRLWHEKLIHLLPKNQLLGQHRECCALRGNGWKKKHKTVDYVFTYSPYHLFIYHLLVMEEMEKRGYNIFAEWKDKNYRGRTAEKYDNLKEEIIGSPIYKEHNNEYLAECIENLRNKGIYLKVEIVGK